A window of Blastomonas sp. SL216 contains these coding sequences:
- the hisI gene encoding phosphoribosyl-AMP cyclohydrolase: MADIRETGLDLDPKYDAAGLITACVTDAASGALLMVAHMNEEALRLTTETGEVHFWSRSRASLWKKGESSGNVLKLVELRIDCDQDAVWVIASPAGPTCHTGAPSCFYRRVAADGALERIA; encoded by the coding sequence ATGGCCGATATCCGCGAAACCGGGCTGGACCTGGACCCCAAATATGACGCCGCAGGGCTGATCACGGCGTGCGTCACCGACGCGGCGAGTGGTGCGCTGCTGATGGTCGCGCATATGAATGAAGAGGCGCTGCGGCTGACGACCGAAACCGGCGAGGTGCATTTCTGGTCACGTTCGCGCGCCAGCCTTTGGAAAAAGGGCGAAAGCTCGGGCAATGTGCTCAAGCTTGTCGAACTGCGCATCGACTGTGACCAGGACGCGGTCTGGGTGATCGCATCGCCCGCCGGTCCCACCTGCCACACCGGCGCGCCTTCGTGCTTCTATCGCCGGGTTGCGGCCGATGGCGCGCTGGAACGGATCGCCTGA
- a CDS encoding MerR family DNA-binding transcriptional regulator, whose translation MHDRSTLGRIDTPDLQNRDSYTISDLSDEFGVTARALRFYEDEGLIAPERRGLTRVYSKRDRARLAWIMRAKNVGFSLGEIREMIDLYDIGDGRREQRRVTLQRCKERIALMRKQKKDLESAIQELSQFVKMVEQVDRADLG comes from the coding sequence ATGCACGACCGTTCGACTCTTGGCCGCATCGACACTCCCGATCTGCAAAACCGGGACAGCTACACCATTTCCGATCTGTCGGACGAATTCGGCGTCACCGCCCGGGCGTTGCGCTTCTACGAGGACGAGGGACTGATCGCGCCGGAGCGGCGCGGGCTGACCCGCGTCTATTCCAAGCGTGACCGCGCGCGGCTGGCCTGGATCATGCGCGCCAAGAATGTGGGTTTCAGCCTGGGCGAAATCCGCGAGATGATCGATCTGTACGACATCGGCGACGGACGGCGCGAACAGCGCCGCGTGACACTGCAGCGCTGCAAGGAGCGTATAGCCCTGATGCGCAAGCAGAAGAAGGACCTCGAAAGCGCGATCCAGGAGCTTTCGCAATTCGTGAAGATGGTCGAGCAGGTGGATCGTGCCGACCTGGGCTGA
- a CDS encoding glycosyltransferase family 61 protein, protein MKGLLKAVAKAVVRPPRSVATTHAAYSAAHPDSWSEAFAADDRVRTPPRRFGTLDVDFASMIDPIPALGVYTLPNGRASGRSGKCCSSSGTVVRETTWYGQALYSSPSILSLRPPKRLAGTCLSLVCEFASDSYGHYLLDGVSRLGIALKAGWTLDAIDHVYIYEPPSKSARQMLGALGIAESKCVWANRVPEIVADRLLVTSFPGTRRNYARVVPDTLARPFQPVACAGRRLFVPRLGKRLIANAAEIEAISREMGLEIYDHARVSDEFSHFRQAELVVGAHGSGLTNIALCHPGTKVMELVPTDHVFPYYYTLADAAGLDYACLAGHSSQMREKGAWGPSHFDFTVDPEEYRAALGTLLAELDGC, encoded by the coding sequence ATGAAGGGCTTGCTTAAAGCGGTAGCCAAGGCGGTTGTTCGTCCGCCCCGCAGCGTTGCCACGACGCACGCTGCATATAGCGCTGCTCATCCTGACAGCTGGTCCGAGGCGTTCGCTGCAGACGATCGTGTCCGCACGCCACCGCGTCGTTTTGGCACCTTGGACGTCGATTTCGCGAGCATGATCGATCCGATCCCGGCACTGGGGGTTTATACACTGCCCAATGGCCGCGCATCGGGCCGGTCCGGCAAATGCTGTTCGTCATCCGGCACGGTTGTCCGGGAAACGACTTGGTATGGCCAGGCGCTCTACTCTTCGCCCTCGATACTCTCGCTGCGTCCGCCAAAGCGGTTGGCGGGCACCTGTCTTTCGCTGGTGTGCGAATTTGCCTCGGACAGCTATGGCCATTATCTGCTGGACGGCGTGTCGCGGCTTGGCATTGCCCTCAAGGCCGGTTGGACGCTGGACGCAATCGATCACGTCTATATTTACGAGCCGCCTTCAAAATCTGCCCGTCAAATGCTCGGCGCACTCGGCATCGCCGAGAGCAAGTGCGTCTGGGCCAACCGGGTGCCCGAAATCGTCGCGGATCGATTGCTGGTCACGTCCTTTCCAGGGACCCGGCGCAACTATGCGCGCGTGGTGCCAGATACGCTCGCGCGCCCTTTTCAGCCTGTCGCTTGCGCTGGCCGTCGGCTCTTTGTGCCCCGCCTGGGCAAGCGCCTCATCGCGAACGCGGCAGAGATCGAGGCCATTTCGCGGGAAATGGGGCTCGAAATCTATGATCATGCGCGTGTCAGCGACGAGTTCAGCCATTTCCGGCAAGCTGAACTGGTGGTCGGTGCGCATGGTTCAGGCTTGACCAATATTGCGCTTTGCCATCCGGGTACCAAGGTCATGGAACTGGTGCCCACCGACCATGTCTTCCCATATTACTACACGCTGGCTGATGCGGCGGGCCTCGATTATGCCTGCCTTGCCGGGCATAGCAGCCAGATGCGCGAAAAAGGGGCCTGGGGACCGAGCCACTTCGATTTCACGGTCGATCCGGAAGAATATCGCGCCGCCCTGGGCACGTTGCTGGCAGAGCTTGATGGCTGCTAG
- the purF gene encoding amidophosphoribosyltransferase, whose translation MITTHPFDDDKLREECGVFGVAGAVDAAAMVALGLHALQHRGQEAAGISSFDGRHFHNHKALGHVAGNFDSEETMRTLKGDWAIGHVRYATTGETALRNVQPLYAELSSGGFAIAHNGNISNAMKLRHDLVRTGSIFQSTSDTETIIHLVATSRYRTLLDKFIDALKQVEGAYSLICLTDSGMIACRDPLGIRPLVMGRIGDTVIFASETVALDIVGAEFVRSVDPGELVVVSGGEIRSHRPFADKASRPCIFEHVYFSRPDSIVDGSSVYSVRKAIGAQLAMENPIEADLVVPVPDSGTPAAIGYAQQSGLPFELGIIRSHYVGRTFIQPGDGVRHLGVKLKHNANKPLINGKRLVLIDDSIVRGTTSLKIVQMMRDAGAAEVHMRIASPPTMHSCFYGVDTPERSKLLAAQKSIEEMRQFIQADSLSFLSIDGLYRALGEANRNDDSPRYCDACFTGDYPTSLTDLAERDQPNQLTLLAERVAG comes from the coding sequence ATGATCACCACTCATCCTTTTGACGACGACAAGCTGCGCGAAGAGTGCGGCGTTTTTGGCGTAGCCGGAGCAGTCGATGCTGCTGCCATGGTGGCGCTGGGCCTGCACGCGCTGCAGCACCGCGGCCAGGAGGCCGCCGGTATCAGCAGTTTCGACGGTCGCCATTTCCACAACCACAAGGCGCTGGGCCATGTGGCGGGCAATTTCGACAGCGAAGAAACGATGCGCACGCTCAAGGGCGATTGGGCGATCGGCCATGTCCGCTATGCCACCACCGGCGAGACCGCGCTGCGCAACGTGCAGCCGCTTTATGCCGAACTGTCCTCGGGCGGCTTTGCCATCGCGCATAACGGCAACATCTCCAATGCGATGAAGCTGCGCCACGATCTGGTGCGCACCGGATCGATCTTCCAGTCGACCTCGGACACCGAGACGATCATCCATCTGGTCGCGACCTCGCGCTACCGGACGCTGCTCGACAAGTTCATCGATGCGCTGAAGCAGGTAGAAGGTGCCTATTCGCTGATCTGCCTGACCGATAGCGGCATGATCGCCTGTCGCGATCCGCTGGGCATCCGCCCGCTGGTGATGGGCCGCATCGGTGACACGGTGATCTTCGCCTCCGAGACCGTAGCGCTCGATATCGTCGGCGCGGAGTTCGTGCGCAGCGTCGATCCGGGCGAACTGGTGGTGGTGAGCGGCGGCGAAATCCGATCGCACCGTCCCTTTGCGGACAAGGCGTCGCGGCCCTGCATCTTCGAGCATGTCTATTTCTCGCGCCCCGATTCCATCGTCGATGGATCGTCGGTCTATTCGGTGCGCAAGGCGATCGGCGCGCAGCTGGCGATGGAAAACCCCATCGAGGCAGACCTGGTCGTCCCGGTGCCCGACAGCGGCACGCCTGCGGCGATCGGCTATGCCCAGCAATCGGGTCTGCCGTTCGAGCTGGGCATCATCCGCTCGCATTATGTCGGCCGCACCTTCATCCAGCCGGGTGACGGCGTGCGCCATCTGGGCGTCAAGCTGAAGCACAATGCCAACAAGCCGCTGATCAACGGCAAGCGTCTGGTGCTGATCGATGATTCCATCGTGCGCGGCACCACCTCGCTCAAGATCGTGCAGATGATGCGCGATGCCGGCGCGGCCGAAGTGCATATGCGCATCGCCAGCCCGCCGACGATGCACAGCTGCTTCTATGGCGTCGACACGCCCGAGCGATCGAAACTGCTCGCGGCGCAAAAGTCGATCGAGGAAATGCGCCAGTTCATCCAGGCGGATTCGCTGTCCTTCCTCTCGATCGATGGCCTGTATCGCGCGCTGGGCGAAGCCAATCGCAACGATGACAGCCCGCGCTATTGCGACGCCTGCTTTACCGGCGACTATCCCACCTCGCTCACCGATCTGGCCGAGCGCGACCAGCCCAACCAGCTGACCCTGCTGGCCGAACGGGTCGCCGGCTGA
- a CDS encoding SDR family NAD(P)-dependent oxidoreductase, producing MTDKVLQGQLALVTGASRGIGAATARALATRGAHVILTARTAKDLEGVEDAIFEAGGTATIAPLDLTDGDSIARLAAAISGRWEALDILVLNAAMLGSLGPVPTIDGTELNRLMTLNVLSAQAMIAHFDPMLRKSSDARVVALTSSVAASPRAFWGAYGASKAALEVLLSAYGEEMRNIGKIRTAIVDPARTRTAMRAKAYPGEDPATVKLPEVVGEAIADLVSNAFETGTKVVLEG from the coding sequence ATGACCGACAAAGTTCTGCAGGGGCAGCTGGCCCTGGTGACCGGCGCGAGCCGTGGCATTGGCGCGGCCACCGCCAGGGCGCTTGCAACCCGCGGCGCGCATGTCATCCTCACCGCCCGCACGGCCAAGGACCTGGAAGGCGTAGAGGACGCGATTTTCGAGGCCGGCGGCACCGCGACCATCGCCCCGCTCGATCTGACCGATGGCGACAGCATCGCGCGGCTCGCAGCGGCCATCAGCGGACGCTGGGAGGCGCTCGACATCCTGGTGCTCAATGCCGCGATGCTGGGCAGCCTGGGTCCGGTTCCGACGATCGACGGCACCGAGCTCAACCGCCTGATGACGCTCAACGTGCTGAGCGCGCAGGCGATGATCGCGCATTTCGATCCGATGCTGCGCAAGAGCAGCGATGCCCGCGTGGTCGCCCTGACCAGCTCGGTCGCCGCCAGCCCCCGCGCCTTCTGGGGCGCCTATGGCGCATCCAAGGCCGCGCTCGAGGTGCTGCTCAGCGCCTATGGCGAGGAAATGCGCAATATCGGCAAGATCCGCACCGCCATCGTCGACCCGGCCCGCACCCGCACCGCGATGCGCGCCAAGGCCTATCCCGGCGAAGACCCGGCGACGGTGAAACTGCCCGAAGTGGTGGGCGAGGCAATTGCGGACCTGGTCTCGAACGCGTTCGAGACAGGGACAAAGGTTGTGCTCGAGGGGTGA
- a CDS encoding acyl-CoA dehydrogenase C-terminal domain-containing protein, which translates to MPKYTAPVRDTQFILNEVLGIEKYSNLPGFDNAAPDVLSAVLEEAGKFVEEVLFPLNQIGDQQGCTRHADGTVTTPDGFKEAYQQYCEAGWGTLAAPEEFGGQGMPHVVGIAFEEFMSSSNMAFAMYPGLTHGAVSAILAKGSQEQKEKYAPNMISGKWGGTMNLTEPHCGTDLGLIRTKAVPQPGGTYAITGTKIFISSGEHDLTENIIHLVLAKTPDAPDSVKGISLFIVPKFLVNDDGSLGERNAVSCGSIEHKMGIHGNSTCVMNYDGATGYLVGEENKGLAAMFIMMNAARLGVGGQGLSMGEVSYQNAVQYAGDRRQGRALTGAQDASEKADTLFVHPDVRRMLMEAKAINEGLRALILWGGLQVDLTHKAQTEEERVAADDLISLLTPVIKGYGTDKGYEIATNMQQIYGGHGYIAEWGMEQYVRDARIAMIYEGTNGVQAMDLVGRKLAQNGGRAVQTFFGIIDSECADAKSDERLADFANRLEKAVGELKAATMWFMQNGMMNPNHVGAGAHSYMHIMGIVALGLMWLRMMRASIAALEAGSGNAVFYETKLKTARYFAERIMPDAGALRRKIEAGSDAIMALEPELFAAA; encoded by the coding sequence ATGCCCAAATATACCGCACCGGTGCGCGATACCCAGTTCATCCTGAACGAGGTGCTGGGAATCGAGAAATATTCCAATCTGCCCGGCTTCGACAATGCCGCGCCCGACGTGCTTTCCGCCGTGCTCGAAGAGGCAGGCAAGTTCGTCGAGGAAGTGCTGTTTCCGCTCAATCAGATCGGGGACCAGCAGGGCTGCACCCGTCATGCCGACGGCACGGTGACCACGCCTGACGGCTTCAAGGAAGCGTACCAGCAATATTGCGAAGCGGGCTGGGGCACGCTGGCCGCGCCCGAAGAGTTCGGCGGGCAGGGCATGCCGCACGTCGTGGGCATCGCGTTCGAGGAATTCATGTCGTCGAGCAACATGGCGTTCGCCATGTATCCCGGCCTGACCCATGGCGCGGTCTCCGCGATCCTCGCCAAGGGCAGCCAGGAACAGAAGGAAAAGTACGCGCCGAACATGATCAGCGGCAAGTGGGGCGGTACGATGAACCTGACCGAACCGCATTGCGGTACGGACCTGGGCCTCATCCGCACCAAGGCGGTTCCGCAGCCCGGCGGTACCTATGCCATTACCGGCACCAAGATCTTCATCTCGTCGGGCGAGCACGACCTGACCGAGAACATCATCCATCTGGTGCTGGCCAAGACTCCCGATGCGCCTGATAGCGTCAAGGGCATCTCGCTGTTCATCGTGCCGAAGTTCCTCGTCAATGACGATGGCTCGCTCGGTGAGCGCAACGCGGTGTCGTGCGGCTCGATCGAGCACAAGATGGGCATTCACGGCAATTCGACCTGCGTGATGAACTATGATGGCGCCACCGGCTATCTGGTTGGCGAGGAGAACAAGGGGCTCGCCGCGATGTTCATCATGATGAACGCCGCGCGCCTGGGCGTGGGCGGTCAGGGCCTGTCGATGGGCGAAGTGTCTTACCAGAACGCGGTGCAATATGCCGGCGACCGCCGCCAGGGCCGTGCGCTCACCGGCGCGCAGGATGCCAGCGAAAAGGCCGACACGCTGTTCGTCCATCCCGATGTCCGCCGCATGCTGATGGAAGCCAAGGCGATCAACGAGGGCCTTCGCGCGCTGATCCTGTGGGGCGGCCTGCAGGTCGACCTGACGCACAAGGCACAGACCGAGGAAGAGCGCGTCGCCGCCGACGACCTGATCAGCCTGCTGACCCCGGTGATCAAGGGCTATGGCACCGACAAGGGCTATGAGATCGCCACCAACATGCAGCAGATCTATGGCGGCCATGGCTATATCGCCGAATGGGGCATGGAACAGTATGTGCGCGATGCGCGCATCGCCATGATCTATGAAGGCACCAATGGCGTGCAGGCGATGGACCTGGTCGGACGCAAGCTGGCGCAGAACGGCGGGCGCGCCGTTCAGACGTTCTTCGGCATCATCGACAGCGAATGCGCCGATGCCAAGTCTGATGAGCGCCTCGCCGATTTCGCCAACCGCCTCGAAAAGGCCGTGGGCGAGCTGAAGGCTGCGACCATGTGGTTCATGCAGAACGGCATGATGAACCCCAACCATGTCGGTGCAGGCGCGCACAGCTATATGCACATCATGGGCATTGTGGCGCTGGGCCTGATGTGGCTTCGCATGATGCGTGCGTCGATCGCTGCGCTGGAAGCAGGCAGCGGCAATGCCGTGTTCTACGAAACCAAGCTGAAGACCGCGCGCTATTTCGCCGAGCGGATCATGCCCGATGCCGGCGCGCTGCGCCGCAAGATCGAGGCTGGGTCGGATGCGATCATGGCGCTCGAGCCGGAGCTGTTTGCCGCAGCCTAA